From the genome of Acropora palmata chromosome 8, jaAcrPala1.3, whole genome shotgun sequence:
GCCAGGATCTCGAAAAGCTTTGGGGCAAAATTTACACTTGTGAGGCCTCTTTCTCATGTGTTGTGCAATATGATCTTCAAGACTCTTAGCTTCAGTGAAAGgttgaaaacaaattgtaCATGTATAATGCTGTCCATCGTCCATGTGAAATTCTAAATGTTTTTGAAGGCCAAGGGAACTTCGAAACAACTGTGCACAAACTTGGCATTTGTAGCTTGATTTGTCACTTCCCAAATCTCCCTTAAGGAGATCGTCTACTGCAGGCACTGCATTTTCATCGTCAGATACCATCCCTTGTTGATCTTCCTCAGACTGAATAGCAACTTCCATTAATTCAAAGCCataatttgtttcattgtcCCTTTGATCATCACACTTACACTCGGTCTTCACAAAAGTCACAGTATGCAAGTGGTTGTTCTGAGCTTGCTGCTGTCCATAGCACAAGTTTTTGTCCTGTAGTTGACTGGCTATTCCTCCCTTTGAGTATCTTCCCTGAGACTGACAAGGTGCAAAAGTACCTAAGCAGCTTCCCTGCGATTGGCTTGTTGTAACAGTACTTAAACAGTTTCCCGGTGATTGGCTTGGTGTTGAAATGCCTAAAAAGCTTCCCCTCAATTGGCTAGGTTTTGTAGTTATTAAGAAGCTTTCatgtgattggctatattTAGCATCACTTGAGTGACTTCCCTGTGATTGACTGCCTGATGAATGGACTAAGTAGCTTTCCTGTGGATGACTAACTTTTGAAGTGATTAAGTAGCTCCCTAGTGATTGGCTATCTGTTGTAGTGATTGAGTTGTTTCCCTGTGATTGGCTAGCTGTTGTACTTATTGAGTAGCTTCCCTGTGATTGACTAGCTGTCGTAGTGTTTAAGAGATTTGTCAGAGATTGGGTGGTTGATGATGCAATTAAGTAGCTTCTCTGTGACTGGCAAGTTGTTGCAGTGTTAATGCCGCTTCCCTGTGGTTGGCTGGTCGACGGTGCATTAACCAAAATAAAGACACCTGATGGTACtgtattgtttatttgtgcaACAGCTTTTGTGGTCGGATTTTTTGACTTGGCAGCACTACCAATTGGAACTTGAATATTAAGGCACTGTGGTGAAGGCATTTTCTTTACATGTTTTTCTGATTTTATGGGCTCAATGTCTGTTATCTGTCTTAAGGCTGAATCCTTCACACCAGGCTCACAAGATGAAGAGGGATCTTTCACAGATGCTTCTTTTTTAGGCTTCAGTATGCCTTCGATCATCATACCTGCTACAACCTTTGAAGAACATAAATCAGTCTTCACAGAAGATACACTTTCATAATTTgaagtatttttgtttggaATGCTTCCAGCATTGCTGCTTTCTTTTGGTGAGGCATCGTTTGCACCTTGTTTTGCTTTGCCAATCACAGGGACAGGCATATCATTGACTAAAATCTGAGCAACATCCATTTCTGGTGAATATTCCTTGTctatttcatttgaaacaCTGCTTTTGGAAGGAATTTCTTGCACCTTTATGAAAGGAGCTCCAGAGTCTGTTTTCACTTCCAAAGGTCCGTTTTGTTCGGTTACACAGTGGGATGACTCATGTTTACTCTTGTTCACTAGATCATTGCCTTCTAGGTCCTTGGCAAGAGCTTCATCTGTTGCTGGGGTCTCAGTATGGCAAGCATCTTTACTTGGCAACCTGGAGACTGGCACATTAAGGCCTGGAAAACATGTCCCAAATGGAAGAAATCCCCTTAGAGGGAATACAAAAGGGTCAGAGACTTGTGGAAAATCGCCTACTTGTCCTTTCCTAAACTCTGTCATAAATTGATTCATATTAACGTTTTCCAGCTCTGGTGGCGTGGTCATTTTTCGTAAACCTTGAGGAGCATCCCTTGTTGGCACTATTTTTCCAGTTGACTCATTTTGTCTTGAAGTGGATTGGTTCACTGTCTGTGCCATTCCTGCATTCATTACTTCCATATATTGTTGCATGAAGGACATACCATTTGCTGGCCAGAATGGCGCCCCCATTCTCATTGGCATAACTCGAGGTGTAAATACAGGGACAGGAACTGGAATAGCAAATCCAACCATTCCTGCAGGAATGGCATTCTTTGCTGCCTCAGGAGGAAGTTGTTTGTCCTGGTCTTCTGCCATTCTGATACCtagtaaaggcaaagaaatacTGCAATTTGTAAGTCACTTATGTAGAGCTCTAGGCACCTTGTGCTAGCCTTCTTTTTGAACAGCCAAAGTATCATAATCTTGAGTCCTCAAGTTACTAAGCTGAGGAACACTACATTTTAGAAACACAACAAATCAATCTAGATCAAGTCAAAtcattgaaagaaatgttggcTTTTGGCAAGATGCGAAACCACAGTACTCAGGAAAACACCTCGCAGAGCAGAGACAAGAATCAACAAATTCAACTGACATATAGCATCAACGAGGCCACTAGAGTGGTAGACAATTGGTCTCTCTGCTGAGTCACCCTTGCTctctattttttcttcttaagtCATGTCAAGAATGGTACCTAACATAACTTTTCCATGGACAGAAAAAAGGCTAGTTCCTTCATATCTTTTTATGCCATTAGCTGTAGAATGCTGATAAAACTCAGTTGTGCAGCTTCTTATGGCTAATTACAAAATCTTGGCATCGTTTGTCACAATAACTGTACTGATGCTGTGGATAGCTGTCCCTTCAAGATTGCGTACAATAACTTATAGCAGGCACAATATTTAGTGAAACCCATACCAATTAACATTTATTTGTGGAATTTCACACATTTGGTGCATCCTGCTGATAAAAAGTTGCAATGTTTGCAATGCAGGAATCAATCAATTTTGGCCTTTTCTATTGGAACTTTGATGGCAAGACTTAAACAACAAAGCTGGTCAATGAGGACCTAAGTAAGTATTTTTCGGATTCACACGgacattataattattacttatcATGCATCTAAACTTTTGTGATGACCATCTCAAGATTTTCAAGGTATGCGTTGTGGTGTATGAGCAAAAAAGAACTAGAAATGACTAAATACTATCAACCAGAGCAGGAGAAGGGCTCTGTGCGTCGCGTATGTTATCTCGTATAAAATTCtcaccaaaaaaataaacgtCGAAAGTGAAAATGCGTTAGCAAAAAAATGGTAAGGACTTTACGAGCCAATATAAGGGTCAGGCAGAATATTCTACGCAAACAATCATTCGCCAGTGAAACGTAAAAATGAAACCGCATTAAAGAAAACCGCAGAAGAAAATCGTTAAAAACAAACGACGGCCATATTGAGTAGAAATCTAACGATGCCGTATAAACGGAGAGAACAATGATAGTCTTGCGAGCCACAACACCTGTTTCTTCATCTTGAATACAAATAAAGTTGCTCGattggaatttgaatttcaataaaatcagTAGAATATCGTCCATAGTCTCCAAGAAAAGTCTGAAAGAAAGCTTTTCGTGTTGAAAACGGGAAGTATGCGAAGGGCGGCATCCGATGATTAGGACGCTCGCGCGTAAATATTCCTGAACGAACACGCAAAATTTTATCGAATGGATAAAATTTATAATGTGAAAGAAAACTGTACgcaaaaatagaaaacgttACAGGACTGCAATCAATGACTGGAAACCAGCGATCCAAAACAACACTTCTTTACCTGCTACACTGGGGGAATCACCTCAAAGCCTGTTGCGTGTACTGGGCCCAAACACAGGCCAAACTTTCAAACATATTGCTTCTCCTGGGCAACAATGTTGGGCACATACCCACTGAAATGATTGAAATGATGACATCGCAAGAAAAGATCCTACAAACGAATTAATTTCTCTAGAATGATGTCATTTCCAGTTGCAATCGCAGAGAACATGATCACAGGCAACAGTTCAGCGCAAGGTGTCTTGGGTAAATTCACGTGGCGATTGAAATCCCCAATGACATCCCCCTACCCAGTGTGCGTTCTGCTCCTAGAAATCTCTTCGAGGATGACATGTGCATCGAAGGCCTTAAAATTATTCTGAATCCTCAGTAGGAAATCAGTGCTTTGTTTAAGTACCAGACCACGCATATGATCTCCTCAAATCTTTGAAAGCTGTGGTTTATCTAAACGCCCCAGCTAAACGCCTATGATGCAGAAAATGCGAATCTCATCTCCAACCCCACGCTATAATACCAAGGACCAGGAGAATACTGGGATGGATGCCTTTGTGACCGCGCCACAATACTCAAACGTGGTTCGACATGATATGAGAATGGCTCGTATAGTGTTCCTTTAACCTCTGTTTAATGCACACTTTATAATATTTCTCATTCTTCAACGACAGTTATAATGAGTACAAAACTTGTAGCAGGTATTGTGGCTGGCATCTTTGGCACGTTTTTCCTTGGATACTGCGTATACTTCGACAGAAAGCGAAGAAGCGACCCCTTATTCAAGCAAAAGTTGCTAGAAAGTAAGTTTGCTGTGAACAGTATGTTTGTGGTGCTGCAAGAAAGACATTTGTGAACTATATTAGGCCAAATCTGGGCAAAACTACAGGACGAGGGGGGCCACATTTGAGACTCCACCGAAGAGCCGGCTCGTATGGTTCGCACTGCCAAGCCACTGACTTCAAGATTGCTATGACTTCT
Proteins encoded in this window:
- the LOC141889346 gene encoding uncharacterized protein LOC141889346, coding for MAEDQDKQLPPEAAKNAIPAGMVGFAIPVPVPVFTPRVMPMRMGAPFWPANGMSFMQQYMEVMNAGMAQTVNQSTSRQNESTGKIVPTRDAPQGLRKMTTPPELENVNMNQFMTEFRKGQVGDFPQVSDPFVFPLRGFLPFGTCFPGLNVPVSRLPSKDACHTETPATDEALAKDLEGNDLVNKSKHESSHCVTEQNGPLEVKTDSGAPFIKVQEIPSKSSVSNEIDKEYSPEMDVAQILVNDMPVPVIGKAKQGANDASPKESSNAGSIPNKNTSNYESVSSVKTDLCSSKVVAGMMIEGILKPKKEASVKDPSSSCEPGVKDSALRQITDIEPIKSEKHVKKMPSPQCLNIQVPIGSAAKSKNPTTKAVAQINNTVPSGVFILVNAPSTSQPQGSGINTATTCQSQRSYLIASSTTQSLTNLLNTTTASQSQGSYSISTTASQSQGNNSITTTDSQSLGSYLITSKVSHPQESYLVHSSGSQSQGSHSSDAKYSQSHESFLITTKPSQLRGSFLGISTPSQSPGNCLSTVTTSQSQGSCLGTFAPCQSQGRYSKGGIASQLQDKNLCYGQQQAQNNHLHTVTFVKTECKCDDQRDNETNYGFELMEVAIQSEEDQQGMVSDDENAVPAVDDLLKGDLGSDKSSYKCQVCAQLFRSSLGLQKHLEFHMDDGQHYTCTICFQPFTEAKSLEDHIAQHMRKRPHKCKFCPKAFRDPGSLQKHVRVHTGEKPYKCNRCEQSFAEYSSLRKHLRVHTGEQPYRCQYCDRAFSISGNLQRHVLIHTGERPYKCSFCPKAFNNPSHLRRHVKNLHFKGEGTTGVVEDMISALNGEAKRLLPANEVEIETTEQELEISKGEEENIPFTPRPV